From Streptomyces qinzhouensis, one genomic window encodes:
- a CDS encoding 6-phosphofructokinase has translation MRIGVLTAGGDCPGLNAVIRSVVHRAITGYGDEVIGFEDGFKGLLDGHYRPLDLNAVSGILARGGTILGSARLERARLREAAENCGELQRQYGIDVLIPIGGEGTLTASRMLSDAGMPVVGVPKTIDNDISATDRTFGFDTAVTVATEAIDRLKTTAESHQRVMVVEVMGRHAGWIALESGMAGGAHGICLPERPFQVEDLVKMVEERFDRGKKFAVICVAEGAHPAEGSMDYRKGEIDQFGHERFQGIGNRLAAELEHRLGKEAKPVILGHVQRGGVPTAYDRVLATRFGWHAVEAAHHGDFGRMTSLRGTDVVMVPLADAVTQLKKVPTDRMNEAESVF, from the coding sequence ATGCGTATCGGAGTGCTCACCGCCGGAGGCGACTGCCCCGGACTGAATGCGGTCATCCGGTCGGTCGTGCACCGGGCCATCACCGGGTACGGCGACGAGGTCATCGGATTCGAGGACGGCTTCAAGGGCCTCCTGGACGGGCACTACCGCCCCCTCGACCTCAACGCGGTCAGCGGCATCCTCGCCCGCGGCGGCACCATTCTGGGCTCGGCCCGGCTGGAGCGGGCCCGGCTGCGCGAGGCCGCCGAGAACTGCGGCGAGCTTCAGCGGCAGTACGGCATCGACGTCCTCATCCCCATCGGCGGCGAGGGCACCCTCACCGCCTCCCGGATGCTCTCCGACGCCGGAATGCCCGTGGTCGGCGTCCCCAAGACCATCGACAACGACATCTCGGCCACCGACCGGACCTTCGGTTTCGACACCGCGGTGACCGTCGCGACCGAGGCCATCGACCGGCTGAAGACCACCGCCGAATCACATCAGCGGGTGATGGTCGTCGAGGTCATGGGACGGCACGCGGGCTGGATCGCCCTGGAGTCCGGGATGGCCGGCGGCGCCCACGGCATCTGTCTGCCGGAGCGGCCCTTCCAGGTCGAGGACCTGGTCAAGATGGTCGAGGAGCGCTTCGACCGGGGCAAGAAGTTCGCGGTTATCTGTGTGGCCGAGGGCGCGCATCCCGCCGAGGGCTCCATGGACTACCGCAAGGGCGAGATCGACCAGTTCGGCCACGAGCGTTTCCAGGGCATCGGCAACCGGCTGGCGGCCGAGCTGGAGCACCGGCTCGGCAAGGAGGCCAAGCCGGTCATCCTCGGGCACGTCCAGCGCGGCGGTGTGCCGACGGCGTACGACAGGGTGCTCGCCACCCGCTTCGGCTGGCACGCCGTCGAGGCGGCGCACCACGGCGACTTCGGCCGGATGACCTCCCTGCGCGGCACGGATGTCGTCATGGTGCCGCTGGCGGACGCGGTGACGCAGCTCAAGAAGGTCCCGACGGACCGGATGAACGAGGCGGAGTCCGTCTTCTAG
- a CDS encoding MarR family winged helix-turn-helix transcriptional regulator, with translation MSTPAPPPPPSSPSSPSFSPSPSPAGPGLIGTRLRHLLEQLDGGVAAVYEDLGLPGFRPRWTPVALTVAAEGPMPIRDLARALGVTHSAASQTVAQMVKEDLVTLAPGADARQRIVRLTARAESLLPVLHAEAAATTAAVARFEAELSYPLGELVDEAVAALRKRPLRQRIAECADPR, from the coding sequence ATGTCAACCCCTGCCCCGCCACCACCACCGTCGTCCCCGTCGTCCCCGTCGTTCTCACCCTCGCCCTCGCCCGCCGGACCGGGACTCATCGGCACCCGGCTGCGCCATCTGCTGGAACAGCTCGACGGCGGGGTCGCGGCCGTCTACGAGGACCTCGGCCTGCCGGGGTTCCGGCCCCGCTGGACCCCGGTCGCCCTGACCGTGGCCGCCGAAGGCCCGATGCCGATCCGGGATCTCGCCCGGGCCCTCGGAGTGACCCACTCCGCGGCGAGTCAGACCGTGGCACAGATGGTGAAGGAGGATCTCGTGACCCTCGCGCCCGGTGCCGACGCCCGGCAGCGGATCGTCCGGCTGACCGCGCGGGCCGAGTCGCTGCTGCCCGTACTGCACGCCGAGGCGGCGGCGACCACGGCGGCCGTGGCCCGTTTCGAGGCCGAGCTGTCGTACCCGCTCGGCGAGCTCGTCGACGAGGCCGTCGCCGCCCTGCGGAAACGCCCGCTGCGGCAGCGGATCGCGGAGTGCGCAGACCCGCGCTGA
- the pip gene encoding prolyl aminopeptidase, producing MPAAAVPPVAELPPRELYPPIRPYETGLLDVGDGQHVYWEVCGNPRGKPAVVVHGGPGSGCTERMRRYCDPERYRIVLFDQRGCGRSTPHAADPAADQRHNTTGRLVSDMEKLRGLLGIESWLLFGGSWGSTLILAYAQEHPERVSEIVLSSVTTTRRSEIDWLYRGAGRFLPREWERFLAGAHGTPRDGDVVGAYAALMNHPDAAVREKAALDWCDWEDAVLSGEPAAAANPRPYGGRPPAARIAMVRICSHYFAHGAWLPEGVLLREAHRLAGIPGVLTHGRLDLSTPLDTAWELSRAWPGAELTVIENAGHLGGDTTRGHLLRSLDRFASG from the coding sequence GTGCCCGCTGCCGCCGTTCCGCCGGTCGCCGAACTCCCGCCGCGCGAGCTGTACCCGCCGATCCGGCCGTACGAGACCGGTCTGCTCGACGTCGGCGACGGACAGCACGTCTACTGGGAGGTCTGCGGCAATCCACGCGGCAAACCCGCCGTCGTCGTCCACGGCGGCCCCGGCAGCGGCTGCACCGAACGCATGCGCCGCTACTGCGATCCGGAGCGCTACCGGATCGTCCTCTTCGACCAGCGGGGCTGCGGCCGCAGCACCCCGCACGCCGCCGACCCGGCGGCCGACCAGCGCCACAACACCACCGGCCGGCTCGTCTCCGACATGGAGAAGCTCCGCGGGCTGCTCGGTATCGAGAGCTGGCTGCTGTTCGGCGGTTCCTGGGGTTCGACGCTGATCCTCGCCTATGCGCAGGAGCACCCCGAGCGGGTGTCGGAGATCGTCCTGTCCAGTGTCACCACCACCCGGCGCTCCGAGATCGACTGGCTGTACCGGGGGGCCGGCCGGTTCCTCCCCCGGGAGTGGGAGCGCTTCCTCGCGGGCGCCCACGGCACACCCCGCGACGGCGACGTCGTCGGCGCCTATGCCGCGCTGATGAACCATCCGGACGCCGCCGTCCGCGAGAAGGCGGCGCTCGACTGGTGCGACTGGGAGGACGCCGTACTGTCCGGGGAGCCCGCGGCGGCGGCCAACCCCCGCCCGTACGGCGGCCGGCCACCGGCCGCCCGGATCGCCATGGTCCGCATCTGCTCGCACTACTTCGCCCACGGCGCCTGGCTGCCGGAGGGCGTCCTGCTGCGCGAGGCGCACCGGCTGGCCGGGATCCCGGGCGTACTGACCCATGGACGGCTCGACCTGAGCACCCCTCTCGACACCGCCTGGGAACTCTCCCGCGCCTGGCCGGGCGCCGAGCTGACCGTCATCGAGAACGCGGGCCATCTCGGCGGCGACACGACCCGCGGCCATCTGCTGCGCTCCCTCGACCGCTTCGCGAGCGGGTGA
- a CDS encoding response regulator — protein sequence MSADGTARTISVLVVEDDPVAADAHALYVGRIAGFSVAGVAHSRSEAVRVLERTRVDLLLLDLYLPDGHGLGLVRSLRAAGHGADVIAVTSARDLAIVREGVSLGVVQYVLKPFTFATLRDRLGRYAEFRAAAGEASGQEEVDRALATLRAPEGGALPKGLSGPTLEAVTRTLRNTPGGLTAAEAGAAVGISRITARRYLEHLVTQDRAVRSPQYGQIGRPELQYRWVRER from the coding sequence ATGAGCGCGGACGGAACCGCTCGGACCATCAGCGTCCTGGTCGTCGAGGACGATCCGGTCGCCGCCGACGCGCACGCGCTGTACGTGGGCCGGATCGCCGGTTTCTCGGTCGCGGGCGTGGCCCATTCGCGTTCGGAGGCGGTACGGGTCCTGGAGCGCACCCGGGTCGATCTGCTGCTGCTGGACCTGTACCTCCCCGACGGGCACGGTCTCGGCCTGGTCCGGTCACTGCGGGCCGCCGGGCACGGCGCGGACGTGATCGCGGTGACCTCGGCACGGGATCTGGCGATCGTCCGGGAGGGCGTCTCGCTGGGGGTGGTGCAGTACGTCCTCAAGCCGTTCACGTTCGCCACACTGCGGGACCGGCTGGGCCGGTACGCGGAGTTCCGCGCGGCGGCGGGCGAGGCCAGCGGCCAGGAGGAGGTGGACCGCGCCCTGGCGACCCTGCGCGCCCCGGAGGGCGGCGCCCTGCCGAAGGGCCTGAGCGGACCGACCCTGGAGGCGGTGACCCGGACCCTGCGCAACACCCCGGGCGGTCTGACAGCGGCGGAGGCGGGTGCGGCGGTCGGCATCTCCCGGATCACCGCCCGCCGCTATCTGGAACATCTGGTCACCCAGGACCGCGCGGTCCGCAGCCCGCAGTACGGCCAGATAGGCCGCCCCGAACTCCAGTACCGCTGGGTCAGGGAGCGCTAG
- a CDS encoding sensor histidine kinase, which translates to MRIPRPRSLAGQLFAMQVVLVAVIVAGCALFAYVTDRSQAEDTARRQSQATAASVAGSPAVAAAVRAADPSAVLQPYAERVRRDAGVTFITIMAPDGTRWTHPQPGEIGRTYLGHTEQALRGEIYSEKYAGVLGASIRTVVPVRDPADERRVIALVSAGITIERISQQIQEQVIGLLAVAGGALALGGLGTYVINARLRRHTHGMNAAELSRMHDYHQAALHAVREGLLMLDGRRRIALVNDGARELLGLGGNAVGRPVTELGLPPALTGALLASEPRVDEVHLTADRIVVVNTSPVIGGERRGTVVTLRDHTELQALSGELDSERGFSHALRSQAHEAANRLHTVVSLIELGRVDEAVDFATAELELAQELTDRVVGAVGEPVLAALLLGKASQANERGVELVLAEDSLIDDGVLPPSIPARDLVTILGNLVDNAVDAASEAAVSGARPGRARVTVTARADDPAGSGGELLIRVHDTGTGVDPERAGDVFHRGWSTRGSGRGLGLALVRQAVHRGHGTIELGTGPDGGAQFTVKLPLTAAVPA; encoded by the coding sequence ATGCGCATACCCCGCCCCCGCAGCCTCGCGGGCCAGCTCTTCGCGATGCAGGTCGTCCTCGTCGCGGTGATCGTGGCGGGCTGTGCCCTCTTCGCGTACGTCACCGACCGCTCCCAGGCCGAGGACACCGCCCGCCGCCAGTCCCAGGCCACCGCGGCCTCGGTCGCCGGGTCCCCCGCGGTCGCCGCCGCCGTCCGCGCCGCGGATCCGAGCGCGGTGCTCCAGCCGTACGCGGAACGGGTCCGCCGGGACGCCGGGGTCACCTTCATCACGATCATGGCCCCGGACGGCACCCGCTGGACCCATCCGCAGCCCGGCGAGATCGGCCGTACCTACCTCGGCCACACCGAGCAGGCGCTGCGCGGCGAGATCTACAGCGAGAAGTACGCGGGCGTGCTGGGCGCCTCCATCCGTACCGTCGTCCCGGTGCGCGACCCGGCCGACGAACGGCGGGTCATCGCCCTGGTCAGCGCCGGTATCACCATCGAGCGGATCAGCCAGCAGATCCAGGAGCAGGTGATCGGCCTGCTGGCGGTCGCGGGCGGCGCCCTGGCCCTCGGCGGCCTGGGCACATACGTCATCAACGCCCGGCTGCGCCGCCACACCCACGGCATGAACGCGGCCGAGCTGAGCCGGATGCACGACTACCACCAGGCCGCGCTGCACGCGGTGCGCGAGGGTCTGCTGATGCTCGACGGCCGGCGCCGGATCGCCCTGGTCAACGACGGCGCCCGGGAGCTCCTCGGCCTCGGCGGGAACGCCGTCGGCCGGCCGGTCACCGAGCTGGGGCTGCCGCCCGCGCTGACCGGCGCGCTGCTGGCCTCCGAGCCCCGGGTCGACGAGGTGCATCTGACCGCGGACCGGATCGTCGTGGTCAACACCAGTCCGGTGATCGGCGGGGAGCGCCGCGGGACGGTGGTGACCCTGCGGGACCATACCGAGCTCCAGGCGCTCTCCGGCGAACTGGACTCCGAGCGCGGCTTCAGCCACGCCCTGCGCTCCCAGGCCCATGAGGCGGCCAACCGGCTGCACACCGTGGTCTCGCTGATCGAACTGGGCCGGGTGGACGAGGCCGTCGACTTCGCCACCGCCGAACTGGAGCTGGCGCAGGAGCTGACCGACCGAGTCGTCGGCGCGGTCGGCGAACCGGTCCTCGCGGCACTGCTGCTCGGCAAGGCGTCCCAGGCGAACGAGCGGGGGGTGGAGCTGGTGCTGGCCGAGGACAGCCTGATCGACGACGGGGTGCTGCCGCCGTCGATCCCGGCCCGCGATCTGGTCACCATCCTCGGCAATCTCGTCGACAACGCGGTCGACGCGGCATCGGAGGCGGCGGTCTCCGGGGCCCGGCCGGGCCGCGCCCGGGTGACGGTCACCGCCCGCGCCGACGATCCGGCCGGAAGCGGCGGCGAACTGCTGATCCGGGTGCACGACACGGGCACCGGGGTCGACCCGGAGCGGGCCGGGGACGTCTTCCACCGGGGCTGGTCCACCCGGGGTTCGGGCCGCGGCCTCGGCCTCGCCCTGGTCCGGCAGGCCGTGCACCGGGGGCACGGCACGATCGAGCTGGGGACCGGACCGGACGGCGGTGCGCAGTTCACCGTAAAGCTGCCACTGACGGCCGCGGTGCCCGCGTGA
- a CDS encoding cation:dicarboxylate symporter family transporter: protein MAATAGRRDRTHYLYIAVIVAVVLGITVGFAAPGVAVELKPIGTGFVNLIKMMIAPVIFCTIVLGIGSVRQAAKVGAVGGLALGYFIVMSTVALAIGLLVGNFLEPGAGLSITEEAKAAGDKAAEGAGGESTADFLLGIIPKTLVSAFTEGEVLQALLIALLAGFALQAMGKAGEPVLRGIGHIQRLVFRILAMIMWVAPIGAFGAIAAVVGETGMDALKSLAIIMIGFYATCALFVFVVLGALLKLVSGINLWSLMKYLGREFLLIVSTSSSESALPRLIAKLEHMGVSKPVVGITVPTGYSFNLDGTAIYLTMASLFIANAMGDPLSASEQISLLLFMIIASKGAAGVTGAGLATLAGGLQSHRPELVDGVGLIVGIDRFMSEARALTNFAGNAVATILVGTWTKEIDKERAAEVLAGRIPFDESTLLDDGHGAQPGDEADPEVPATRAEKGDPVKV, encoded by the coding sequence TTGGCTGCGACAGCAGGCAGAAGGGACCGTACGCACTACCTGTACATCGCGGTCATCGTCGCGGTGGTGCTGGGCATCACCGTGGGCTTCGCGGCCCCGGGGGTCGCGGTCGAGCTGAAGCCCATCGGTACGGGCTTTGTGAACCTGATCAAGATGATGATCGCGCCGGTCATCTTCTGCACCATCGTGCTGGGCATCGGCTCGGTACGACAGGCCGCGAAGGTCGGCGCGGTCGGCGGGCTCGCGCTCGGCTACTTCATCGTGATGTCGACGGTCGCGCTCGCCATCGGCCTGCTGGTCGGCAACTTCCTGGAGCCCGGCGCCGGGCTCTCCATCACCGAGGAGGCCAAGGCCGCGGGCGACAAGGCGGCCGAAGGCGCGGGCGGCGAGTCCACCGCGGACTTCCTCCTCGGGATCATCCCGAAGACCCTGGTCTCCGCCTTCACCGAGGGCGAGGTCCTCCAGGCACTGCTGATCGCCCTGCTGGCCGGATTCGCCCTCCAGGCGATGGGCAAGGCGGGCGAGCCCGTCCTCCGCGGTATCGGCCACATCCAGCGGCTGGTCTTCCGCATCCTGGCAATGATCATGTGGGTGGCCCCGATCGGCGCGTTCGGCGCGATCGCGGCGGTCGTCGGCGAGACCGGCATGGACGCCCTGAAGTCGCTCGCGATCATCATGATCGGCTTCTACGCCACCTGCGCCCTCTTCGTCTTCGTCGTCCTGGGCGCGCTGCTGAAGCTGGTGTCCGGGATCAACCTGTGGTCGCTCATGAAGTACCTGGGCCGTGAGTTCCTGCTCATCGTCTCCACCTCCTCCTCCGAGTCGGCCCTGCCGCGGCTGATCGCGAAGCTGGAGCACATGGGCGTCAGCAAGCCCGTGGTCGGCATCACCGTGCCCACCGGCTACTCCTTCAACCTCGACGGCACCGCGATCTATCTGACGATGGCCTCGCTGTTCATCGCCAACGCGATGGGCGACCCGCTGAGCGCCTCCGAGCAGATCTCCCTGCTCCTCTTCATGATCATCGCCTCGAAGGGCGCGGCGGGCGTCACCGGCGCCGGACTCGCGACCCTGGCCGGCGGCCTCCAGTCGCACCGGCCCGAGCTCGTCGACGGCGTCGGCCTGATCGTCGGCATCGACCGCTTCATGAGCGAGGCCCGCGCCCTGACCAACTTCGCCGGCAACGCGGTGGCGACGATTCTGGTCGGCACCTGGACCAAGGAGATCGACAAGGAGCGGGCGGCCGAGGTGCTGGCAGGCCGTATCCCGTTCGACGAGAGCACCCTGCTCGACGACGGCCACGGCGCGCAGCCGGGCGACGAGGCGGACCCGGAAGTCCCCGCGACCCGCGCCGAGAAGGGCGACCCGGTCAAGGTCTGA
- a CDS encoding NAD(P)-dependent oxidoreductase, with product MPTETTDSSAATSPSTPSAVTVIGLGAMGKALAGAFLDAGHSVTVWNRTPGKGAGLAARGAVVADSAEAAVRTAELVVVCVLDYDASDAILEPLGPALAGKTLVNVTADVPDRARAAAAWAAEHSIDYLDGAVMVPVPVIGTPDALLFYAGPGDLFARHESVLRALGGKTVHVGEDHGRASVYDLALLDVFYGSMGALVHAFALARAEGVDAADVAPYIATITEILPRILKPGAAEVDARSYPAEDAGLGVMAASVDHIAHASRARGLDSGQIDGIKRMTDRAIALGHFGSSWMANYEALLDPRD from the coding sequence ATGCCAACCGAGACCACTGATTCATCAGCCGCCACTTCCCCTTCCACCCCCTCCGCCGTAACCGTTATCGGTCTCGGTGCCATGGGCAAGGCCCTCGCCGGAGCGTTCCTCGACGCCGGGCACTCCGTCACCGTCTGGAACCGCACCCCCGGCAAGGGCGCCGGACTCGCGGCCCGGGGCGCCGTGGTGGCGGACAGCGCCGAGGCGGCCGTACGGACGGCCGAACTGGTCGTCGTCTGCGTCCTGGACTACGACGCCTCCGACGCGATCCTCGAACCGCTGGGCCCGGCCCTCGCCGGGAAGACCCTGGTCAACGTCACCGCCGATGTGCCCGACCGGGCCCGGGCGGCCGCCGCTTGGGCGGCGGAGCACTCCATCGACTATCTGGACGGCGCCGTCATGGTCCCCGTCCCCGTCATCGGAACGCCCGACGCGCTGCTGTTCTACGCGGGCCCCGGGGACCTCTTCGCCCGGCACGAGTCCGTACTGCGGGCCCTCGGCGGCAAGACCGTGCACGTCGGCGAGGACCACGGCCGGGCCTCCGTCTACGACCTCGCGCTGCTCGACGTGTTCTACGGTTCCATGGGCGCGCTGGTCCATGCCTTCGCACTGGCCCGTGCCGAGGGCGTCGACGCCGCCGATGTCGCGCCGTACATCGCGACCATCACCGAGATCCTGCCGCGGATCCTCAAGCCCGGCGCGGCCGAGGTCGACGCACGGTCCTATCCGGCGGAGGACGCCGGACTGGGGGTGATGGCCGCGTCCGTGGACCATATCGCCCACGCCTCGCGCGCCCGCGGGCTGGACTCCGGACAGATCGACGGCATCAAGCGCATGACGGACCGGGCGATCGCACTCGGGCACTTCGGCTCCAGCTGGATGGCGAACTACGAGGCGCTGCTCGACCCCCGGGACTGA
- a CDS encoding MerR family transcriptional regulator: MRIGELADRAGTTTRTLRYYETRGLLPARRTENGYRAYDESDLKLLDEIRTLQSFGFGLEETRPFVECLRAGHPAGDACPASIAVYRAKLGELDALIGKLTAVRAQVGAQLAQAEARRREPEPRCGFGYGEW; the protein is encoded by the coding sequence ATGCGCATCGGTGAACTCGCGGACCGGGCCGGGACCACCACCCGTACCCTCCGCTACTACGAGACCCGCGGGCTGCTGCCCGCACGGCGCACGGAGAACGGCTACCGCGCCTACGACGAGAGCGATCTCAAGCTGCTCGACGAGATCCGGACCCTCCAGAGCTTCGGCTTCGGCCTGGAGGAAACCCGGCCGTTCGTGGAGTGTCTGCGCGCCGGGCACCCGGCGGGGGACGCCTGCCCGGCGTCGATCGCGGTCTACCGGGCCAAGCTCGGTGAACTCGACGCGCTCATCGGGAAGCTGACGGCCGTACGGGCGCAGGTCGGGGCGCAGCTGGCGCAGGCGGAGGCGCGGCGGCGGGAGCCGGAGCCGCGCTGTGGATTCGGATACGGGGAGTGGTGA
- the trxA gene encoding thioredoxin, giving the protein MSEVTDADFDAVVLGADRPVLVKFTADWCPPCRQIAPVLAEIAREEADRLTVVRLDVDRNPLTTRRYGVLSMPTLMVFRDGEPVHTSVGARAKRRLLAEMAGVLDR; this is encoded by the coding sequence GTGTCCGAGGTGACGGACGCGGACTTCGACGCGGTGGTCCTGGGCGCGGACCGGCCGGTGCTGGTGAAGTTCACCGCCGACTGGTGCCCGCCGTGCCGGCAGATCGCGCCGGTACTGGCCGAGATCGCCAGGGAGGAGGCGGACCGGCTGACGGTCGTCCGCCTCGATGTGGACCGCAACCCCCTGACCACCCGGCGGTACGGGGTCCTGTCGATGCCGACGCTGATGGTGTTCCGGGACGGGGAGCCGGTGCACACGTCCGTCGGCGCCCGGGCCAAGCGGAGGCTGCTCGCGGAAATGGCGGGCGTCCTGGACCGCTGA
- the cpt gene encoding chloramphenicol phosphotransferase CPT gives MIVLNGGSSSGKSGIAHCLQSLLPDPWLSLGVDTFVDALPPALGEHGDPDAGGLAVGPGGEVRVGAEFRRLESAWIAGIAAMVRAGARVVVDEVFLGGAASQERWRAALGGLDVLWVGVRCDPAVAAGRETARGDRAAGMAAGQAGPVHRGVHYDLEVDTTRTEAVDCARLIIRHLAGPVS, from the coding sequence ATGATCGTTCTCAACGGGGGCTCCAGCTCCGGCAAGTCGGGCATCGCCCACTGCCTTCAGTCGCTGCTGCCCGACCCCTGGCTCTCCCTCGGCGTCGACACGTTCGTCGACGCGCTGCCGCCCGCCCTCGGCGAACACGGCGACCCGGACGCGGGCGGCCTCGCCGTCGGACCCGGCGGGGAGGTGCGGGTCGGCGCGGAGTTCCGCCGGCTGGAGAGCGCCTGGATCGCCGGGATCGCCGCGATGGTACGGGCCGGTGCCCGGGTCGTCGTCGACGAGGTGTTCCTCGGCGGGGCCGCCTCCCAGGAGCGATGGCGCGCCGCCCTCGGCGGACTGGACGTCCTGTGGGTGGGGGTCCGCTGCGATCCGGCGGTCGCGGCCGGGCGGGAGACCGCCCGCGGCGACCGGGCGGCCGGGATGGCGGCCGGACAGGCCGGGCCGGTGCACCGGGGCGTCCACTACGACCTGGAGGTCGACACCACCCGGACGGAAGCCGTCGACTGCGCACGGCTGATCATCCGTCATCTCGCCGGCCCGGTCAGCTGA
- a CDS encoding leucine-rich repeat domain-containing protein — protein MNLWRAGLGRVPESVWEATETEILILADNGLTELSPRIGGLRRLRTLDLGHNALTALPVELGRLTGLSRFLYLHDNRLTALPAALGELTALRYLNVGENPLGAPGALPEELGGLRSLRELRAQHCGLTALPGSLGGLGRLRELWLRGNALTALPDSFAALTELRRAELRENALGELPRCLASLPRLRELDLRSNRLRRLPEWLLDLPDLERLDLRWNALAPQDGLVAELERRGCAVLIS, from the coding sequence GTGAACCTGTGGCGGGCGGGGCTCGGCCGGGTGCCGGAGTCCGTCTGGGAGGCGACGGAGACGGAGATCCTGATCCTCGCCGACAACGGGCTGACGGAACTGTCCCCGCGGATCGGCGGACTGCGGCGGCTGCGGACCCTGGACCTGGGCCACAACGCGCTGACGGCGCTGCCCGTGGAGCTCGGCCGGCTGACCGGGCTGAGCCGGTTCCTCTATCTCCACGACAACCGGCTCACCGCCCTGCCCGCCGCCCTCGGCGAGCTGACCGCGCTGCGCTATCTCAACGTCGGCGAGAATCCGCTGGGAGCGCCGGGGGCGCTCCCCGAAGAGCTCGGCGGGCTGAGGTCGCTGCGGGAGCTGAGGGCACAGCACTGCGGGCTGACCGCCCTGCCCGGCTCCCTGGGCGGGCTCGGCCGGCTCCGCGAACTGTGGCTGCGGGGCAATGCGCTGACCGCCCTGCCGGACTCGTTCGCCGCCCTCACCGAACTGCGCCGCGCCGAGCTCCGGGAGAACGCCCTCGGCGAACTGCCCCGCTGTCTGGCGTCCCTCCCCCGGCTGCGCGAACTGGACCTGCGCTCCAACCGGCTGCGACGGCTGCCGGAGTGGCTGCTCGACCTGCCCGACCTGGAGCGACTGGACCTGCGCTGGAATGCCCTGGCCCCTCAGGACGGGCTGGTGGCGGAGCTGGAGCGGCGGGGCTGCGCGGTGCTGATCAGCTGA
- a CDS encoding NAD(P)/FAD-dependent oxidoreductase → MGATNGTAGEDPNRPGYDVIVVGAGAAGLSAALVLGRARRRVAVVDSGTPRNAPAAHMHGFLSRDGMPPAELTAVGRAEVAGYGVTVFDALADGITTDGDVFRVRLAGGAALTARRVLVATGLRDELPALPGVRERWGRDVLHCPYCHGYEVRDAPLGVLGTGPGAVHQALMVRQWSPDVVLFAQGLDPDPEQREQLAARGVRVEETPVKRLVVADDALRGVELTDGRVVPRTAVFVAPRMVPRDGLLAGPEWVRDETTGALVTDATGRTSVAGVWAVGNVTDPRAQVPVAVGAGAAAAMDINNGLVAEDVARAVAAARAVSATTGA, encoded by the coding sequence ATGGGCGCGACGAACGGAACCGCGGGCGAAGACCCGAACAGGCCCGGGTATGACGTGATCGTGGTGGGCGCGGGCGCCGCCGGGCTGAGCGCGGCACTGGTGCTGGGCCGGGCCCGGCGCCGGGTGGCGGTGGTGGACTCCGGTACGCCCCGCAATGCCCCGGCCGCGCATATGCACGGTTTTCTCTCCCGGGACGGTATGCCCCCGGCGGAGCTGACGGCCGTGGGCCGGGCCGAGGTGGCCGGTTACGGGGTGACGGTATTCGACGCCCTGGCGGACGGGATCACCACGGACGGCGACGTATTCCGGGTACGGCTGGCCGGGGGCGCCGCGCTGACGGCCCGCCGGGTGCTGGTCGCGACCGGGCTGCGGGACGAACTGCCCGCGCTGCCCGGGGTCCGGGAGCGGTGGGGCCGGGATGTGCTGCACTGCCCGTACTGCCATGGCTACGAGGTGCGGGACGCCCCGCTGGGCGTGCTCGGCACCGGTCCCGGCGCGGTGCACCAGGCGCTGATGGTCCGCCAGTGGTCGCCCGATGTGGTGCTGTTCGCCCAGGGCCTCGACCCGGACCCGGAGCAGCGCGAGCAACTGGCAGCGCGCGGTGTGCGCGTCGAGGAGACCCCGGTCAAGCGGCTGGTCGTCGCGGACGACGCGCTGCGGGGCGTGGAACTGACGGACGGCCGGGTGGTGCCCCGTACCGCCGTCTTCGTCGCCCCCCGGATGGTGCCGCGGGACGGGCTGCTGGCCGGTCCGGAATGGGTCCGGGACGAGACCACCGGCGCGCTGGTCACCGATGCGACGGGCCGTACGTCCGTGGCCGGGGTGTGGGCGGTCGGCAATGTCACCGACCCCCGGGCCCAGGTCCCCGTCGCGGTGGGGGCGGGCGCGGCGGCGGCGATGGACATCAACAACGGGCTGGTGGCGGAGGACGTGGCCAGGGCGGTCGCCGCGGCCCGGGCGGTGTCCGCTACAACAGGGGCGTGA